The Cucurbita pepo subsp. pepo cultivar mu-cu-16 chromosome LG08, ASM280686v2, whole genome shotgun sequence genome contains a region encoding:
- the LOC111801201 gene encoding uncharacterized protein LOC111801201 isoform X6 has product MMIKGLTDDDLDEAAYLILLASIAFSGVEIYSSEDKKKENGIKHTVGMTSIRNEVDVQSENFEGHLNFLHAIRTQMQISAVSDACMRKRLMELAAKRNWGQINVPQVLLVLLHGVFRSDFPSEKAYMQWKFRQVNLLEEFCYSANLVASERQICESSLVKIRSTKEWDINMVRSERAKVLSGIGQVLSKLPAPSAYHLNIRLYEKLILGIFDVLDDSHPVMEVDDSLVLLKLTWSALGITPEVHSVIFGWVLFHQFVKTGEASFLDEAILELQEVASSKDDGGKEEQYLKSLSCSISCNGNEMKLSLVESAFFLISSWCDIKLQAYHLHFREKNSYFGKVVSLLSTVGVITDCNTVKLTKLDGLKEIGARKLRTYVEKSIEAAYKEAENNENSESKESIHPLALLANRLRLVVEKEITVFFPVLRQLCPDSGIIAAMLLHQYYGEKLKPFLKEVSKLSDDVRSVLPAAYSLDRDLTHLFTAASKESRLSPLLKEDLEHYPIVQIAKPIILDWMIDQLEQTSEWTGRAFKLEDWEPISFQQNLAASVIEVFRIIEETVDQYFDLNLPMDITHLQALLSIVYHSLDGYLSGLLNQLVEKNYLYPPVPPLTRFMETVATGKKKLPECQLDEHVSSKLSGLTISKLCIKLNTLGYIQKQIETLEDRIGKSWALIGGSAKHKRAPEEAIVNGGLRTCSDEVNELFANTFNNIKSFIAKAISKFCDITGIRVIFWDLRDEFLSYLYHGNVEAVRLEDVLAHLDTVLNNVCGRIDDTLRDLVVLSICRASMEAFIWVMLNGGPSRAFSDSDIVLIKEDLGILKDFFVADGEGLPRTLVEKEAKFAEEILGLYSLPTETIIQLLMSSGGDISTELDPCSNNGSLHFNDSQALVRVLCHKKDTEASTFLKRKYNLPASSDYDMTPLQASTQR; this is encoded by the exons ATGATGATCAAAGGACTGACAGATGATGACTTGGATGAAGCAGCATATTTAATCTTGCTTGCATCAATCGCATTTTCTGG GGTTGAAATCTATTCATCTGaggataaaaagaaagaaaatggtatTAAACATACTGTAGGGATGACAAGTATAAGGAATGAAGTAGATGTTCAATCAGAGAATTTTGAAGgacatttgaattttcttcacGCTATCCGCACCCAGATGCAG ATTTCAGCAGTTTCTGATGCATGCATGAGGAAAAGATTAATGGAATTGGCTGCAAAGAGAAACTGGGGGCAAATTAATGTTCCTCAAGTTTTGTTGGTCCTCTTGCATGGGGTTTTCAGGTCTGATTTTCCTAGTGAGAAAGCTTATATGCAATGGAAGTTCAGACAG GTCAATCTTTTGGAAGAATTCTGTTACTCTGCTAATCTTGTAGCTTCTGAACGTCAAATCTGTGAAAGTTCTCTTGTGAAGATCAGAAGTACAAAG GAATGGGATATCAATATGGTTCGATCTGAGCGCGCAAAAGTATTGTCAGGTATTGGACAAGTACTGTCGAAGTTGCCAGCTCCCTCTGCTTATCACTTAAACATCAGGTTATATGAGAAATTGATTTTAGGCATATTTGATGTTCTTGACGACAGCCATCCCGTTATG GAAGTGGATGACAGTCTCGTCCTTCTCAAATTGACTTGGTCTGCTTTAGGCATCACTCCGGAAGTACACAGTGTGATCTTCGGGTGGGTCCTTTTCCATCAG tTTGTCAAGACAGGTGAAGCCTCATTCTTGGACGAGGCCATTCTTGAGTTACAGGAGGTTGCATCATCTAAAGATGACGGTGGGAAGgaagaacaatatttgaaaAGCCTATCATGTTCAATATCATGCAATGGCAATGAAATGAAGTTGAGTTTGGTGGAGTCCGCCTTCTTCTTAATTAGCAGTTGGTGTGACATTAAACTACAAGCCTATCATTTGCACTTCCGTGAG AAAAATTCTTACTTCGGGAAAGTGGTGAGCCTGTTGTCCACTGTTGGAGTTATTACTGATTGCAATACTGTAAAG TTAACAAAATTGGATGGTTTGAAAGAAATTGGGGCTAGAAAACTCAGAACCTATGTCGAGAAGTCCATAGAAGCTGCTTACAAAGAG GCAGAGAATAATGAAAATTCTGAATCCAAAGAGAGTATACATCCTCTGGCACTCCTTGCCAATAGGCTACGATTGGTTGTGGAGAAAGAAATTACTGTATTCTTCCCGGTGTTACGTCAATTATGTCCTGATTCTGGGATAATTGCAGCCATGCTATTGCACCAATATTATGGAGAAAAACTG AAGCCATTCTTAAAGGAAGTATCGAAGCTTTCAGATGATGTGAGGTCGGTGCTTCCAGCTGCCTATTCCTTAGATCGTGACCTAACTCATTTATTTACTGCTGCTTCCAAAGAAAGTAGATTAAGCCCTCTTCTCAAGGAAGACCTTGAGCACTATCCG ATTGTACAAATTGCTAAGCCCATAATTCTTGACTGGATGATCGATCAACTGGAACAAACCTCTGAATGGACTGGACGTGCTTTCAAGTTAGAG GATTGGGAACCAATATCGTTTCAGCAAAATCTGGCAGCATCAGTTATTGAAGTTTTTAGAATTATTGAGGAG ACTGTTGACCAGTATTTTGACCTGAACCTTCCGATGGACATCACACATTTGCAAGCTCTCCTGTCCATTGTCTATCACAGCTTGGATGGCTATCTATCGGGTCTTCTCAACCAGTTAG TTGAGAAGAATTATTTGTATCCACCTGTTCCTCCATTGACTCGTTTTATGGAGACAGTTgcaacaggaaaaaaaaagttgccCGAATGTCAGTTAGACGAGCATGTGAGCAGCAAATTGAGTGGATTGACGATATCTAAGCTttgtataaaattgaataCCCTTGGT TACattcaaaaacaaattgaaacaCTGGAGGATAGAATTGGAAAATCTTGGGCGCTTATTGGAGGATCTGCTAAGCATAAACGCG CCCCGGAAGAGGCGATTGTCAATGGTGGTCTTCGTACCTGTAGTGACGAAGTTAATGAGTTGTTTGCCAACACTTTCAATAACATTAAGAGTTTCATTGCAAAGGCTATCAGCAAGTTTTGTGACATTACTG GCATAAGAGTTATTTTTTGGGATCTCAGAGATGAGTTCCTCTCGTATTTGTATCATGGCAATGTTGAGGCTGTTCGATTAGAAGACGTTCTTGCACATCTTGATACG GTCCTAAACAATGTATGTGGCAGGATCGATGATACTCTTAGGGATCTCGTGGTATTGAGCATCTGTCGAGCATCAATG GAAGCCTTCATATGGGTGATGCTTAATGGAGGTCCTTCACGTGCATTTTCTGATTCAGATATTGTTCTCATTAAGGAAGATCTCGGTATATTGAAG GACTTCTTTGTAGCTGATGGAGAAGGTCTTCCCCGTACTCTTGTTGAGAAGGAAGCAAAATTTGCTGAAGAAATATTGGGCTTATATTCACTTCCG ACTGAAACTATTATTCAACTGCTGATGAGCTCAGGTGGGGATATTTCTACGGAATTGGATCCGTGTAGTAATAATGGCAGTCTTCATTTTAACGATTCCCAGGCATTGGTACGAGTCTTATGCCACAAAAAAGATACGGAAGCTTCCACGTTTCTAAAGCGAAAATATAATCTCCCTGCTTCTTCAG ATTATGATATGACCCCCTTGCAGGCCTCAACTCAGAGATGA
- the LOC111801201 gene encoding uncharacterized protein LOC111801201 isoform X4, with amino-acid sequence MLMLPCFSASIQSRLRTSYFLLSHPDLSGSPPSRAPPPPKMVERSSSDISCSSRSLGSSVDDNIATYSDDCGPQSNGTTATPSKLVKNLKVPALGLPKLYTGLTDDDLDEAAYLILLASIAFSGVEIYSSEDKKKENGIKHTVGMTSIRNEVDVQSENFEGHLNFLHAIRTQMQISAVSDACMRKRLMELAAKRNWGQINVPQVLLVLLHGVFRSDFPSEKAYMQWKFRQVNLLEEFCYSANLVASERQICESSLVKIRSTKEWDINMVRSERAKVLSGIGQVLSKLPAPSAYHLNIRLYEKLILGIFDVLDDSHPVMEVDDSLVLLKLTWSALGITPEVHSVIFGWVLFHQFVKTGEASFLDEAILELQEVASSKDDGGKEEQYLKSLSCSISCNGNEMKLSLVESAFFLISSWCDIKLQAYHLHFREKNSYFGKVVSLLSTVGVITDCNTVKLTKLDGLKEIGARKLRTYVEKSIEAAYKEAENNENSESKESIHPLALLANRLRLVVEKEITVFFPVLRQLCPDSGIIAAMLLHQYYGEKLKPFLKEVSKLSDDVRSVLPAAYSLDRDLTHLFTAASKESRLSPLLKEDLEHYPIVQIAKPIILDWMIDQLEQTSEWTGRAFKLEDWEPISFQQNLAASVIEVFRIIEETVDQYFDLNLPMDITHLQALLSIVYHSLDGYLSGLLNQLVEKNYLYPPVPPLTRFMETVATGKKKLPECQLDEHVSSKLSGLTISKLCIKLNTLGYIQKQIETLEDRIGKSWALIGGSAKHKRAPEEAIVNGGLRTCSDEVNELFANTFNNIKSFIAKAISKFCDITGIRVIFWDLRDEFLSYLYHGNVEAVRLEDVLAHLDTVLNNVCGRIDDTLRDLVVLSICRASMEAFIWVMLNGGPSRAFSDSDIVLIKEDLGILKDFFVADGEGLPRTLVEKEAKFAEEILGLYSLPTETIIQLLMSSGGDISTELDPCSNNGSLHFNDSQALVRVLCHKKDTEASTFLKRKYNLPASSDYDMTPLQASTQR; translated from the exons atGCTAATGCTTCCGTGCTTCAGTGCTTCC ATACAATCTCGACTACGGACTTCTTATTTTCTACTTTCTCATCCAGATTTGTCTGGATCACCTCCTAGCCGTGCGCCACCACCACCTAAAATGGTGGAGAGATCCTCTAGTGACATATCGTGTTCATCTAGGTCGCTTGGGTCATCAGTTGATGACAATATTGCAACCTATAGTGATGACTGTGGTCCTCAGTCTAATGGAACAACAGCCACACCTTCGAAACTTGTGAAGAATCTCAAAGTTCCGGCTTTAGGACTACCTAAGTTGTATACAG GACTGACAGATGATGACTTGGATGAAGCAGCATATTTAATCTTGCTTGCATCAATCGCATTTTCTGG GGTTGAAATCTATTCATCTGaggataaaaagaaagaaaatggtatTAAACATACTGTAGGGATGACAAGTATAAGGAATGAAGTAGATGTTCAATCAGAGAATTTTGAAGgacatttgaattttcttcacGCTATCCGCACCCAGATGCAG ATTTCAGCAGTTTCTGATGCATGCATGAGGAAAAGATTAATGGAATTGGCTGCAAAGAGAAACTGGGGGCAAATTAATGTTCCTCAAGTTTTGTTGGTCCTCTTGCATGGGGTTTTCAGGTCTGATTTTCCTAGTGAGAAAGCTTATATGCAATGGAAGTTCAGACAG GTCAATCTTTTGGAAGAATTCTGTTACTCTGCTAATCTTGTAGCTTCTGAACGTCAAATCTGTGAAAGTTCTCTTGTGAAGATCAGAAGTACAAAG GAATGGGATATCAATATGGTTCGATCTGAGCGCGCAAAAGTATTGTCAGGTATTGGACAAGTACTGTCGAAGTTGCCAGCTCCCTCTGCTTATCACTTAAACATCAGGTTATATGAGAAATTGATTTTAGGCATATTTGATGTTCTTGACGACAGCCATCCCGTTATG GAAGTGGATGACAGTCTCGTCCTTCTCAAATTGACTTGGTCTGCTTTAGGCATCACTCCGGAAGTACACAGTGTGATCTTCGGGTGGGTCCTTTTCCATCAG tTTGTCAAGACAGGTGAAGCCTCATTCTTGGACGAGGCCATTCTTGAGTTACAGGAGGTTGCATCATCTAAAGATGACGGTGGGAAGgaagaacaatatttgaaaAGCCTATCATGTTCAATATCATGCAATGGCAATGAAATGAAGTTGAGTTTGGTGGAGTCCGCCTTCTTCTTAATTAGCAGTTGGTGTGACATTAAACTACAAGCCTATCATTTGCACTTCCGTGAG AAAAATTCTTACTTCGGGAAAGTGGTGAGCCTGTTGTCCACTGTTGGAGTTATTACTGATTGCAATACTGTAAAG TTAACAAAATTGGATGGTTTGAAAGAAATTGGGGCTAGAAAACTCAGAACCTATGTCGAGAAGTCCATAGAAGCTGCTTACAAAGAG GCAGAGAATAATGAAAATTCTGAATCCAAAGAGAGTATACATCCTCTGGCACTCCTTGCCAATAGGCTACGATTGGTTGTGGAGAAAGAAATTACTGTATTCTTCCCGGTGTTACGTCAATTATGTCCTGATTCTGGGATAATTGCAGCCATGCTATTGCACCAATATTATGGAGAAAAACTG AAGCCATTCTTAAAGGAAGTATCGAAGCTTTCAGATGATGTGAGGTCGGTGCTTCCAGCTGCCTATTCCTTAGATCGTGACCTAACTCATTTATTTACTGCTGCTTCCAAAGAAAGTAGATTAAGCCCTCTTCTCAAGGAAGACCTTGAGCACTATCCG ATTGTACAAATTGCTAAGCCCATAATTCTTGACTGGATGATCGATCAACTGGAACAAACCTCTGAATGGACTGGACGTGCTTTCAAGTTAGAG GATTGGGAACCAATATCGTTTCAGCAAAATCTGGCAGCATCAGTTATTGAAGTTTTTAGAATTATTGAGGAG ACTGTTGACCAGTATTTTGACCTGAACCTTCCGATGGACATCACACATTTGCAAGCTCTCCTGTCCATTGTCTATCACAGCTTGGATGGCTATCTATCGGGTCTTCTCAACCAGTTAG TTGAGAAGAATTATTTGTATCCACCTGTTCCTCCATTGACTCGTTTTATGGAGACAGTTgcaacaggaaaaaaaaagttgccCGAATGTCAGTTAGACGAGCATGTGAGCAGCAAATTGAGTGGATTGACGATATCTAAGCTttgtataaaattgaataCCCTTGGT TACattcaaaaacaaattgaaacaCTGGAGGATAGAATTGGAAAATCTTGGGCGCTTATTGGAGGATCTGCTAAGCATAAACGCG CCCCGGAAGAGGCGATTGTCAATGGTGGTCTTCGTACCTGTAGTGACGAAGTTAATGAGTTGTTTGCCAACACTTTCAATAACATTAAGAGTTTCATTGCAAAGGCTATCAGCAAGTTTTGTGACATTACTG GCATAAGAGTTATTTTTTGGGATCTCAGAGATGAGTTCCTCTCGTATTTGTATCATGGCAATGTTGAGGCTGTTCGATTAGAAGACGTTCTTGCACATCTTGATACG GTCCTAAACAATGTATGTGGCAGGATCGATGATACTCTTAGGGATCTCGTGGTATTGAGCATCTGTCGAGCATCAATG GAAGCCTTCATATGGGTGATGCTTAATGGAGGTCCTTCACGTGCATTTTCTGATTCAGATATTGTTCTCATTAAGGAAGATCTCGGTATATTGAAG GACTTCTTTGTAGCTGATGGAGAAGGTCTTCCCCGTACTCTTGTTGAGAAGGAAGCAAAATTTGCTGAAGAAATATTGGGCTTATATTCACTTCCG ACTGAAACTATTATTCAACTGCTGATGAGCTCAGGTGGGGATATTTCTACGGAATTGGATCCGTGTAGTAATAATGGCAGTCTTCATTTTAACGATTCCCAGGCATTGGTACGAGTCTTATGCCACAAAAAAGATACGGAAGCTTCCACGTTTCTAAAGCGAAAATATAATCTCCCTGCTTCTTCAG ATTATGATATGACCCCCTTGCAGGCCTCAACTCAGAGATGA
- the LOC111801201 gene encoding uncharacterized protein LOC111801201 isoform X9 — protein sequence MTSIRNEVDVQSENFEGHLNFLHAIRTQMQISAVSDACMRKRLMELAAKRNWGQINVPQVLLVLLHGVFRSDFPSEKAYMQWKFRQVNLLEEFCYSANLVASERQICESSLVKIRSTKEWDINMVRSERAKVLSGIGQVLSKLPAPSAYHLNIRLYEKLILGIFDVLDDSHPVMEVDDSLVLLKLTWSALGITPEVHSVIFGWVLFHQFVKTGEASFLDEAILELQEVASSKDDGGKEEQYLKSLSCSISCNGNEMKLSLVESAFFLISSWCDIKLQAYHLHFREKNSYFGKVVSLLSTVGVITDCNTVKLTKLDGLKEIGARKLRTYVEKSIEAAYKEAENNENSESKESIHPLALLANRLRLVVEKEITVFFPVLRQLCPDSGIIAAMLLHQYYGEKLKPFLKEVSKLSDDVRSVLPAAYSLDRDLTHLFTAASKESRLSPLLKEDLEHYPIVQIAKPIILDWMIDQLEQTSEWTGRAFKLEDWEPISFQQNLAASVIEVFRIIEETVDQYFDLNLPMDITHLQALLSIVYHSLDGYLSGLLNQLVEKNYLYPPVPPLTRFMETVATGKKKLPECQLDEHVSSKLSGLTISKLCIKLNTLGYIQKQIETLEDRIGKSWALIGGSAKHKRAPEEAIVNGGLRTCSDEVNELFANTFNNIKSFIAKAISKFCDITGIRVIFWDLRDEFLSYLYHGNVEAVRLEDVLAHLDTVLNNVCGRIDDTLRDLVVLSICRASMEAFIWVMLNGGPSRAFSDSDIVLIKEDLGILKDFFVADGEGLPRTLVEKEAKFAEEILGLYSLPTETIIQLLMSSGGDISTELDPCSNNGSLHFNDSQALVRVLCHKKDTEASTFLKRKYNLPASSDYDMTPLQASTQR from the exons ATGACAAGTATAAGGAATGAAGTAGATGTTCAATCAGAGAATTTTGAAGgacatttgaattttcttcacGCTATCCGCACCCAGATGCAG ATTTCAGCAGTTTCTGATGCATGCATGAGGAAAAGATTAATGGAATTGGCTGCAAAGAGAAACTGGGGGCAAATTAATGTTCCTCAAGTTTTGTTGGTCCTCTTGCATGGGGTTTTCAGGTCTGATTTTCCTAGTGAGAAAGCTTATATGCAATGGAAGTTCAGACAG GTCAATCTTTTGGAAGAATTCTGTTACTCTGCTAATCTTGTAGCTTCTGAACGTCAAATCTGTGAAAGTTCTCTTGTGAAGATCAGAAGTACAAAG GAATGGGATATCAATATGGTTCGATCTGAGCGCGCAAAAGTATTGTCAGGTATTGGACAAGTACTGTCGAAGTTGCCAGCTCCCTCTGCTTATCACTTAAACATCAGGTTATATGAGAAATTGATTTTAGGCATATTTGATGTTCTTGACGACAGCCATCCCGTTATG GAAGTGGATGACAGTCTCGTCCTTCTCAAATTGACTTGGTCTGCTTTAGGCATCACTCCGGAAGTACACAGTGTGATCTTCGGGTGGGTCCTTTTCCATCAG tTTGTCAAGACAGGTGAAGCCTCATTCTTGGACGAGGCCATTCTTGAGTTACAGGAGGTTGCATCATCTAAAGATGACGGTGGGAAGgaagaacaatatttgaaaAGCCTATCATGTTCAATATCATGCAATGGCAATGAAATGAAGTTGAGTTTGGTGGAGTCCGCCTTCTTCTTAATTAGCAGTTGGTGTGACATTAAACTACAAGCCTATCATTTGCACTTCCGTGAG AAAAATTCTTACTTCGGGAAAGTGGTGAGCCTGTTGTCCACTGTTGGAGTTATTACTGATTGCAATACTGTAAAG TTAACAAAATTGGATGGTTTGAAAGAAATTGGGGCTAGAAAACTCAGAACCTATGTCGAGAAGTCCATAGAAGCTGCTTACAAAGAG GCAGAGAATAATGAAAATTCTGAATCCAAAGAGAGTATACATCCTCTGGCACTCCTTGCCAATAGGCTACGATTGGTTGTGGAGAAAGAAATTACTGTATTCTTCCCGGTGTTACGTCAATTATGTCCTGATTCTGGGATAATTGCAGCCATGCTATTGCACCAATATTATGGAGAAAAACTG AAGCCATTCTTAAAGGAAGTATCGAAGCTTTCAGATGATGTGAGGTCGGTGCTTCCAGCTGCCTATTCCTTAGATCGTGACCTAACTCATTTATTTACTGCTGCTTCCAAAGAAAGTAGATTAAGCCCTCTTCTCAAGGAAGACCTTGAGCACTATCCG ATTGTACAAATTGCTAAGCCCATAATTCTTGACTGGATGATCGATCAACTGGAACAAACCTCTGAATGGACTGGACGTGCTTTCAAGTTAGAG GATTGGGAACCAATATCGTTTCAGCAAAATCTGGCAGCATCAGTTATTGAAGTTTTTAGAATTATTGAGGAG ACTGTTGACCAGTATTTTGACCTGAACCTTCCGATGGACATCACACATTTGCAAGCTCTCCTGTCCATTGTCTATCACAGCTTGGATGGCTATCTATCGGGTCTTCTCAACCAGTTAG TTGAGAAGAATTATTTGTATCCACCTGTTCCTCCATTGACTCGTTTTATGGAGACAGTTgcaacaggaaaaaaaaagttgccCGAATGTCAGTTAGACGAGCATGTGAGCAGCAAATTGAGTGGATTGACGATATCTAAGCTttgtataaaattgaataCCCTTGGT TACattcaaaaacaaattgaaacaCTGGAGGATAGAATTGGAAAATCTTGGGCGCTTATTGGAGGATCTGCTAAGCATAAACGCG CCCCGGAAGAGGCGATTGTCAATGGTGGTCTTCGTACCTGTAGTGACGAAGTTAATGAGTTGTTTGCCAACACTTTCAATAACATTAAGAGTTTCATTGCAAAGGCTATCAGCAAGTTTTGTGACATTACTG GCATAAGAGTTATTTTTTGGGATCTCAGAGATGAGTTCCTCTCGTATTTGTATCATGGCAATGTTGAGGCTGTTCGATTAGAAGACGTTCTTGCACATCTTGATACG GTCCTAAACAATGTATGTGGCAGGATCGATGATACTCTTAGGGATCTCGTGGTATTGAGCATCTGTCGAGCATCAATG GAAGCCTTCATATGGGTGATGCTTAATGGAGGTCCTTCACGTGCATTTTCTGATTCAGATATTGTTCTCATTAAGGAAGATCTCGGTATATTGAAG GACTTCTTTGTAGCTGATGGAGAAGGTCTTCCCCGTACTCTTGTTGAGAAGGAAGCAAAATTTGCTGAAGAAATATTGGGCTTATATTCACTTCCG ACTGAAACTATTATTCAACTGCTGATGAGCTCAGGTGGGGATATTTCTACGGAATTGGATCCGTGTAGTAATAATGGCAGTCTTCATTTTAACGATTCCCAGGCATTGGTACGAGTCTTATGCCACAAAAAAGATACGGAAGCTTCCACGTTTCTAAAGCGAAAATATAATCTCCCTGCTTCTTCAG ATTATGATATGACCCCCTTGCAGGCCTCAACTCAGAGATGA